A region from the Paraburkholderia youngii genome encodes:
- the aepY gene encoding phosphonopyruvate decarboxylase has translation MIEAAQFVEAARERGFDWYAGVPCSYLTPFINYVLQDESLHYVSAANEGDAVALIAGVTLGAKNGRRGITMMQNSGLGNAVSPLTSLTWTFRLPQLLIVTWRGQPGVADEPQHALMGPITPAILDTMEIPWETFPTEADAIGPALDRAIAHMDATGRPYALVMQKGSVAPYELKDGGAPARRTPVEPHAQFRAQFRDIAANELATRHDALQKVIAHTPLDSTVVLASTGFCGRELYAIDDRANQLYMVGSMGCVTPFALGLALARPDLRVVALDGDGAALMRMGAFATLGAYGPSNLTHVLLDNGAHDSTGGQATVSPQVSFAGVAAACGYASAVESDDPAVIDELFAAPPLDGPRFARLTIRRGTPDGLPRPTITPPDVKTRLMRHIGAI, from the coding sequence GCGTGCCGTGCTCGTATCTGACGCCGTTCATCAACTACGTGCTGCAGGACGAATCGCTGCACTACGTGTCGGCGGCCAACGAGGGCGACGCGGTCGCGCTGATCGCCGGCGTCACGCTCGGCGCGAAGAACGGCCGGCGCGGCATCACGATGATGCAGAACTCCGGGCTCGGCAATGCGGTCAGCCCGCTGACCTCGCTGACCTGGACTTTTCGCCTGCCGCAACTGCTGATCGTCACGTGGCGCGGCCAGCCGGGGGTTGCCGACGAGCCGCAACACGCGCTGATGGGCCCGATCACGCCGGCGATCCTCGACACGATGGAAATTCCGTGGGAGACGTTCCCGACCGAGGCCGACGCGATCGGCCCGGCGCTCGATCGCGCGATCGCGCATATGGACGCCACCGGCCGTCCGTACGCGCTCGTGATGCAGAAGGGCAGCGTCGCACCGTATGAACTGAAGGACGGCGGCGCGCCCGCGCGGCGCACGCCGGTCGAGCCGCATGCGCAGTTCCGCGCGCAGTTCCGCGATATCGCCGCGAACGAACTCGCAACGCGCCACGACGCGCTGCAAAAGGTCATCGCGCATACGCCGCTCGACTCGACGGTGGTGCTCGCGTCGACCGGTTTTTGCGGCCGCGAACTCTATGCGATCGACGATCGCGCGAACCAGCTATACATGGTCGGCTCGATGGGCTGCGTGACGCCGTTCGCGCTCGGCCTCGCGCTCGCGCGCCCGGACCTGCGCGTGGTCGCGCTCGACGGCGACGGCGCCGCGCTGATGCGCATGGGCGCGTTCGCGACGCTCGGCGCGTACGGTCCGTCGAACCTCACGCACGTACTGCTCGATAACGGCGCGCACGATTCGACCGGCGGCCAGGCGACAGTGTCGCCGCAAGTGTCGTTCGCGGGTGTCGCGGCCGCGTGCGGTTACGCGTCGGCGGTCGAGAGCGACGATCCGGCAGTCATCGACGAACTGTTCGCGGCGCCGCCGCTCGACGGGCCGCGCTTCGCACGCCTGACGATCCGCCGCGGCACGCCCGACGGCCTGCCGCGCCCGACCATTACGCCGCCCGATGTGAAGACGCGCCTGATGCGCCACATCGGCGCGATCTGA
- a CDS encoding 2-aminoethylphosphonate aminotransferase: protein MLLLNPGPVTLTERVRNSLLQTDLCHRESEFFDLQEEARTRLVDVYGIDPNEWQAVLMTGSGTAAVESMTAALVPQNGKLLVVENGVYGERIAQIAAQYGIAHEALKHDWMDAPNLAKIAERLDADKSFTHVAVIHHETTTGRLNDIAALGALCRERGLRLLVDGVSSFGAEAIDFADASLDALAATANKCLHGVPGASFVLVRRAALARAASRTYYLDLARLARLQDQRNTPFTPSVHAYYALVEALRELADEGGWRARHARYAALAGQVRAGLAARGIGSVLPAGESSVVLRAYRLPNGIAYPQLHDALKARGFVIYAGQGGLSAELFRISTMGNIHAADIDRLLQGFSDLTG from the coding sequence ATGCTGCTGCTCAATCCCGGCCCGGTGACGCTCACCGAACGTGTCCGCAACAGCCTGTTGCAGACGGACTTGTGCCATCGCGAGAGCGAATTTTTCGACCTGCAGGAAGAGGCGCGCACGCGTCTCGTCGACGTGTACGGGATCGATCCGAACGAATGGCAGGCAGTGCTGATGACCGGTTCCGGAACGGCCGCCGTCGAAAGCATGACGGCCGCGCTGGTGCCGCAGAACGGCAAGCTGCTCGTCGTCGAAAACGGCGTGTATGGCGAGCGCATCGCGCAGATCGCCGCGCAATACGGCATCGCGCACGAAGCGCTGAAGCACGACTGGATGGACGCGCCCAATCTCGCGAAGATCGCCGAACGGCTCGACGCCGACAAGTCGTTCACGCACGTCGCGGTGATTCATCACGAAACGACCACGGGCCGTCTGAACGACATCGCGGCGCTCGGCGCATTGTGCCGCGAGCGCGGCCTGCGTCTGCTGGTGGACGGTGTCAGCAGCTTCGGCGCCGAAGCGATCGATTTCGCGGACGCGAGCCTCGACGCGCTCGCGGCGACCGCCAACAAGTGCCTGCATGGCGTGCCGGGCGCGTCGTTCGTACTGGTGCGGCGCGCGGCGCTCGCACGCGCGGCGAGCCGCACGTACTACCTCGATCTCGCGCGGCTCGCGCGTTTGCAGGATCAGCGCAACACGCCGTTTACGCCGTCGGTACACGCGTATTACGCGCTGGTCGAGGCCCTGCGTGAACTCGCCGACGAAGGCGGCTGGCGCGCTCGTCATGCGCGCTATGCGGCGCTTGCCGGGCAGGTGCGCGCGGGCCTGGCCGCGCGCGGCATCGGCAGTGTGTTGCCGGCTGGGGAGTCGTCGGTGGTGTTGCGCGCGTACCGCTTGCCCAACGGTATCGCGTATCCGCAACTGCACGACGCGTTGAAGGCGCGCGGCTTCGTGATCTATGCGGGGCAGGGCGGGCTGTCGGCGGAGCTGTTCCGCATCTCGACGATGGGCAACATTCACGCGGCCGATATCGACCGCCTGCTGCAGGGCTTCAGCGACTTGACAGGCTGA
- a CDS encoding PIG-L family deacetylase: MSETTPRLFIVSPHFDDAVFSCGALLAAHPDAAVCTVFAAPPEHDMHTEWDQKAGFANAHEAVRERTVEDNRALEVLDAIPLRMPFRDSQYADSPSISQMAAALEETIYRTTANTLLMPLGLHHEDHARVFEACCEILPRLTHLDWFGYEEAIHRLTPGAVQARLADLAQRGIVATPATPSAGHTIDVQRRAHLKREAVNAYASQLRAFGPGNYEDVFATERYWQLSVGRKRARK, from the coding sequence ATGAGCGAAACCACTCCACGCCTTTTCATCGTCTCGCCCCATTTCGACGACGCCGTGTTCAGTTGCGGCGCCTTGCTCGCCGCCCATCCCGACGCTGCCGTCTGCACCGTGTTCGCCGCGCCGCCCGAACACGACATGCATACGGAGTGGGACCAGAAAGCGGGCTTCGCGAACGCTCATGAAGCGGTCCGCGAACGCACGGTCGAAGACAACCGCGCGCTCGAAGTGCTCGACGCGATTCCGCTGCGCATGCCGTTTCGCGACAGCCAGTACGCCGACTCGCCGTCGATCAGCCAGATGGCGGCGGCGCTGGAGGAAACGATTTACCGCACGACCGCCAACACGCTGCTGATGCCGCTCGGCCTGCATCACGAGGATCATGCGCGGGTATTCGAAGCGTGCTGCGAAATCCTGCCGCGCCTCACGCATCTGGACTGGTTCGGTTATGAGGAAGCGATTCACCGGCTCACGCCGGGCGCGGTGCAGGCGCGGCTCGCCGATCTCGCGCAGCGCGGCATCGTCGCGACGCCGGCAACGCCGAGCGCGGGCCACACGATCGACGTGCAGCGCCGCGCGCATCTGAAACGCGAAGCGGTCAACGCCTACGCGAGCCAGTTGCGGGCGTTCGGCCCCGGCAATTATGAAGACGTGTTCGCGACCGAGCGCTACTGGCAGCTCAGCGTCGGCCGCAAACGCGCGAGAAAATAG
- a CDS encoding LuxR C-terminal-related transcriptional regulator, whose translation MSAALCAPMLAQIRYEQGRLDEAEALLLDLMPIVDAAVLLDSVLIAYRVLIRIAMARSNASHAYALLDHAQDLGHRRGWQRLVAAGFVERTRLHIAEGRMTEAAACVHQLDGLPARDPQSSTPVSAEIDNYRALAAGCLAMARGRTSEAVDHLNTARRSAESRHGDYLALHLRTTLALAWMSAGQLSEAIEVFGRVVEVAAPAGIYQSILDQGAGIGSLLQAMRDDTRSVAGKPARTKDAANYIDRLCDGWRALYQPGSHAQRDGEREALSARESEIVGLIAQGQSNKEIARSLGIAPETVKSHVKSIFVKLEVDKRAHAVSRAQALGLLRNGE comes from the coding sequence GTGTCCGCCGCGCTGTGCGCGCCGATGCTCGCGCAGATCCGCTACGAGCAGGGCCGCCTCGACGAGGCCGAAGCGCTCCTGCTCGATCTGATGCCGATCGTCGATGCGGCCGTGCTGCTCGATAGCGTGCTGATTGCGTATCGAGTGCTGATCCGGATCGCGATGGCGCGCTCGAACGCCTCGCACGCGTATGCGCTGCTCGACCACGCGCAAGACCTCGGCCATCGGCGCGGTTGGCAGCGTCTGGTCGCCGCGGGGTTCGTCGAGCGCACTCGGCTGCATATCGCCGAAGGAAGAATGACCGAAGCCGCCGCATGTGTGCACCAACTCGACGGACTCCCGGCGCGCGACCCGCAATCGTCGACGCCCGTGTCGGCGGAAATCGACAACTATCGCGCACTCGCCGCGGGCTGCCTGGCGATGGCGCGGGGCCGCACGAGCGAGGCCGTCGACCACCTGAACACCGCGCGGCGAAGCGCGGAAAGCCGTCACGGCGACTACCTGGCGTTGCACTTGCGCACCACGCTCGCGCTCGCGTGGATGAGCGCGGGCCAGTTGAGCGAGGCGATCGAGGTGTTCGGCCGGGTCGTCGAAGTCGCCGCGCCCGCCGGCATCTATCAGTCGATTCTCGACCAGGGCGCCGGCATCGGATCGCTGCTGCAGGCGATGCGCGACGATACCCGCAGCGTCGCGGGGAAGCCGGCGCGAACGAAGGACGCGGCGAATTACATCGACCGTCTTTGCGACGGCTGGCGTGCGCTTTATCAGCCCGGCAGCCACGCGCAGCGCGATGGCGAACGCGAAGCGCTGAGCGCGCGCGAAAGCGAAATCGTCGGGCTGATCGCGCAGGGTCAGTCGAACAAGGAAATCGCGCGCAGTCTCGGCATTGCGCCCGAGACGGTCAAATCGCACGTGAAGAGTATTTTCGTGAAGCTCGAGGTCGACAAGCGCGCGCATGCGGTGTCGCGCGCGCAAGCGCTGGGTCTGCTGCGCAACGGCGAGTGA
- a CDS encoding alpha/beta fold hydrolase, with translation MRTLRLPDDVCKLETLADFIADQLKDLDSYVLVGDSYGAVSSIAVATRQPKGLKGLVLSGGFARSPITSPLLKMLAALAPFFPGPFYRQLTLSFHAMQLASSFDKEGEIPWSIGKSRDFFIRETSHKAYVNRIRSIGKTDYTALLKNIDVPTLILTPEEDKLIGKEAAGVLVNGIKGAQEVVMPRTGHMFRFSHPGAYSLEIRKFLERASL, from the coding sequence ATGCGTACACTTCGTTTACCGGACGACGTATGCAAACTGGAAACGTTGGCCGACTTCATCGCTGATCAGTTGAAGGATCTCGACAGCTACGTGTTGGTTGGTGATTCGTACGGCGCGGTCTCCTCGATCGCGGTTGCGACGCGGCAGCCGAAGGGCCTGAAGGGCCTGGTGCTCTCGGGTGGATTTGCCAGGAGTCCGATCACCTCGCCCTTGCTCAAGATGCTGGCGGCGCTTGCACCGTTCTTCCCCGGGCCCTTTTATCGACAGTTGACTCTTTCATTCCATGCAATGCAGTTGGCTTCGTCGTTCGACAAGGAGGGGGAGATACCCTGGTCCATCGGAAAGAGCCGCGACTTCTTCATCAGGGAAACGTCGCATAAGGCCTACGTCAACCGCATACGCTCGATCGGGAAGACGGACTATACGGCTCTGCTGAAGAACATCGACGTCCCCACGCTGATCCTGACTCCGGAGGAAGACAAGCTGATCGGCAAAGAAGCCGCGGGGGTCCTGGTGAACGGCATCAAGGGGGCGCAGGAAGTAGTCATGCCGCGCACGGGTCACATGTTCAGGTTTTCACACCCTGGTGCGTACTCTCTCGAGATCAGAAAGTTTCTGGAGCGAGCGTCGCTATAA
- a CDS encoding LysR family transcriptional regulator, giving the protein MKPLDLTRFDLNLLVVLEALWAERHVGRAAERLHLSQSATSHALSRLRTAFADQLFIRHPRGIEPTPLAIELMPRVAAVLESVRLVASPRGPFDPGRVQATLSVAATDHAILTVIAPVLHSIQAAAPGVVLRLGPADSESALRMLDRGDFDIVLGSGSFAQIPQRFDCQLVHTERFVGIARKGHPALVKRGKKLHMELDDFARLPHILVSPRGDTRGAVDDALEAVGRTRVVSATCPSFLAAPFMVGASEAIAVIAERVALRMQDTAQLSLFELPLALPTWEVLVIRARGRANEPAVQWLTNMMIAH; this is encoded by the coding sequence ATGAAGCCCCTGGATCTGACGCGATTCGATCTCAACCTTCTGGTCGTACTCGAGGCACTTTGGGCCGAGAGGCACGTCGGCCGCGCCGCCGAACGACTGCATTTGTCCCAGTCCGCAACCAGCCACGCTTTATCGAGGCTGCGTACTGCTTTTGCTGATCAGCTTTTCATTCGTCACCCTCGCGGGATCGAGCCAACGCCGCTGGCCATCGAGTTGATGCCGCGCGTGGCGGCGGTGCTGGAGTCGGTCAGGCTCGTCGCCAGTCCACGTGGCCCATTCGATCCAGGTCGCGTGCAAGCGACACTGTCGGTGGCAGCCACCGATCACGCCATCTTGACCGTCATCGCCCCTGTTCTGCACAGCATCCAGGCCGCTGCGCCGGGTGTCGTGCTGAGGCTCGGGCCAGCCGATAGCGAATCCGCTCTGCGCATGTTGGACCGTGGCGATTTCGACATCGTGCTAGGGTCCGGCTCTTTCGCCCAGATTCCGCAGCGTTTTGATTGCCAGCTTGTTCATACGGAGCGTTTCGTCGGCATTGCGCGCAAGGGGCACCCGGCCCTCGTCAAGCGAGGCAAGAAGCTGCACATGGAACTGGATGACTTCGCTCGGCTGCCGCACATCCTGGTCTCGCCGCGCGGAGATACACGAGGCGCCGTCGACGATGCGCTGGAGGCCGTCGGTCGAACCCGGGTGGTGAGCGCCACCTGCCCCAGCTTTCTGGCTGCTCCGTTCATGGTCGGTGCTTCGGAAGCGATTGCCGTTATCGCGGAGCGGGTCGCACTGCGGATGCAGGACACTGCGCAACTGAGCCTTTTCGAACTGCCGTTGGCGTTACCGACCTGGGAGGTGCTCGTTATTCGAGCCCGAGGGCGCGCCAACGAACCGGCCGTTCAGTGGCTTACCAACATGATGATCGCCCACTGA
- a CDS encoding class II aldolase/adducin family protein, whose protein sequence is MSSSAIRLKNDVSPAEWDARVNLAAAYRLTALFGWDDLVFTHISARVPGPEHHFLINPYGMMFDEITASSLVKIDLDGRKVSESPYDINPAGFTIHSAIHAAREDALCVMHTHSINGVAVSAQAEGLLPLSQQSLGVLASLGYHDYEGIALNEAEKPRLVQDLGHNTNLMLRNHGLLTVGRTPADAFVAMYFFEAACMIQVRAQAGGGKLLPIAPPILDNIKEQIKLVTRGATPGALVWPGLLRRLDRRNPGFAD, encoded by the coding sequence GTGAGCTCATCCGCCATCAGACTGAAGAACGACGTCTCCCCGGCCGAGTGGGACGCACGCGTCAATCTCGCGGCCGCCTACCGTCTCACCGCGCTATTCGGCTGGGACGACCTCGTGTTTACCCACATCTCGGCGCGCGTGCCGGGCCCCGAGCATCATTTCCTGATCAACCCGTACGGCATGATGTTCGATGAGATCACCGCGTCATCGCTGGTCAAGATCGACCTCGACGGCCGCAAGGTCAGCGAATCGCCGTACGACATCAATCCGGCCGGCTTCACGATCCATAGCGCGATTCATGCGGCACGCGAAGACGCGCTTTGCGTGATGCACACGCACTCGATCAACGGCGTGGCCGTGTCGGCTCAGGCGGAGGGCTTGTTGCCGCTGTCGCAGCAGTCGCTGGGTGTGCTCGCGTCGCTCGGCTATCACGACTACGAGGGCATCGCGCTCAATGAAGCCGAAAAGCCGCGCCTCGTTCAGGACCTCGGACACAACACGAATCTGATGCTGCGCAACCACGGCCTGCTGACGGTCGGCAGGACGCCGGCGGATGCGTTCGTCGCGATGTATTTCTTCGAGGCGGCCTGCATGATCCAGGTACGCGCGCAGGCGGGCGGCGGCAAGCTTCTCCCCATCGCGCCGCCGATTCTCGACAACATCAAGGAGCAGATCAAGCTCGTGACGAGGGGCGCGACGCCAGGCGCGCTCGTGTGGCCGGGGCTGCTGCGCCGGCTCGATCGTCGTAACCCCGGCTTTGCGGACTAG
- a CDS encoding nucleotidyltransferase family protein — translation MAYASLATGVLLAAGSGSRFDPRGLHNKLLARMPDGTLVAHEAAHRLLQVVTRVLAVVRPGSDALARVLNDAGCDVVFAASAERGMGASLAAGIEASDDAEGWIVALADMPRIAIPTIEAVARALDNGAPLVAPFYDGQRGHPVGFGSEHRDALLALDGDTGAKALLKSRALTRLDVDDPGILRDVDTPDDLRTL, via the coding sequence ATGGCCTATGCCTCGCTCGCCACTGGCGTGTTGCTCGCCGCCGGTTCCGGCTCGCGCTTCGATCCGCGCGGACTGCACAACAAACTGCTCGCACGCATGCCCGACGGCACCCTGGTCGCGCATGAAGCCGCGCATCGGCTGCTGCAGGTCGTCACGCGGGTGCTCGCCGTGGTGCGGCCGGGCTCCGACGCGCTCGCCCGCGTGCTGAACGATGCCGGCTGTGATGTCGTGTTTGCGGCGAGCGCCGAGCGCGGCATGGGCGCGAGCCTCGCCGCCGGCATCGAAGCGAGCGACGACGCCGAGGGCTGGATCGTCGCGCTCGCCGACATGCCGCGCATTGCAATTCCGACCATCGAAGCGGTAGCCCGCGCGCTCGACAACGGCGCGCCGCTCGTCGCGCCGTTCTACGACGGCCAGCGCGGCCATCCGGTCGGCTTCGGCAGCGAGCACCGCGACGCGCTGCTCGCGCTCGACGGCGACACCGGCGCGAAGGCGCTGCTCAAGTCCCGGGCGCTGACGCGCCTCGATGTCGACGATCCCGGCATTCTGCGCGACGTGGATACGCCGGATGATTTGCGCACGCTCTAG
- a CDS encoding xanthine dehydrogenase family protein molybdopterin-binding subunit, which yields MNLIGQPLDRVDGLLKVTGDARYAAEFPGARLGHGVLVTSTIPAGTISSIDASRAEAVPGVLLVMTYQNAPRLPNGGKSAFSPPAGRHLSLLQDNQVHYSNEPVAVVVADTLEHATDAARQLRIVYQPDTAALDFEQAKAHAHAPDKPQGRQTDTQRGSFEDGMQSGDVHIEATYTTPIEHHNPMEPHATMAHWDGPQLTVYDSTQGVSGTAQVLAKTFAIPVSDVRVISPLIGGGFGCKGSSWSHVSLCAMAARQTGRPVRLALERPQMFGPVGARPRTEQHFVIAARHDGTLTAMRHDSISNTSMIEDWTETCCMVTRMLYAVPNQVTTHRLVQLNVGTPTFMRAPGETTGSFALESAMDELAVALKMDPLALRLKNYAESDPQEHKPWSGKSLRECYQIGAEKFGWSRRSHTPRSMRNGNTLIGMGMATATYPANRSEASALAQILPDGTAVVASGTQDIGTGTYTVMTQVAADALGFTPEQVHFALGDSSLPRAPVSGGSQSAASVSPAVRDAASQARSQLIALALADAASPVHGLPLDDVTVASGWVVSRSQPDKRDPAAAIIARAGGKPIEATATVKPGDEKQKYSFHSFGAVFVEVHVDAELGTIRVPRVVAVYDVGRVLNQKTARSQMMGGIVWGIGAAMQEESTLDERFGRFTNANLAEYHVPVNADIGTIDIAFIDRPDPYINSLGVRGIGEIGITAVVAAIANAVYNATGVRVRDLPITLDKVVRT from the coding sequence ATGAATCTGATCGGACAACCGCTCGATCGCGTCGACGGTCTGCTGAAGGTGACCGGCGACGCGCGTTATGCAGCCGAATTCCCCGGGGCGCGCCTCGGGCATGGGGTGCTCGTGACGAGCACGATCCCGGCCGGCACGATTTCGTCGATCGATGCGAGTCGCGCCGAGGCCGTGCCCGGCGTGCTGCTCGTGATGACCTACCAGAACGCGCCGCGTCTGCCGAACGGAGGCAAGTCCGCGTTCTCGCCTCCGGCCGGCCGGCACCTGTCGCTTCTGCAAGACAACCAGGTGCACTACAGCAACGAGCCGGTCGCGGTAGTCGTCGCCGATACGCTCGAACATGCAACCGATGCCGCGCGCCAGCTGCGCATCGTCTATCAGCCGGACACCGCGGCGCTCGACTTCGAGCAGGCGAAAGCGCACGCGCATGCGCCGGACAAGCCGCAGGGCCGGCAGACCGATACGCAGCGCGGCAGCTTCGAAGACGGCATGCAAAGCGGCGACGTGCATATCGAGGCCACCTACACGACGCCGATCGAGCATCACAACCCGATGGAGCCGCACGCGACGATGGCGCACTGGGACGGCCCGCAGCTGACGGTCTACGACTCGACCCAGGGCGTGAGCGGCACCGCGCAGGTGCTCGCGAAGACGTTCGCGATCCCCGTGTCCGACGTGCGCGTGATTTCGCCGCTGATCGGCGGCGGCTTCGGCTGCAAGGGCTCGTCGTGGTCGCACGTGTCGCTGTGCGCGATGGCCGCGCGGCAAACCGGGCGGCCCGTGCGGCTCGCGCTCGAACGGCCGCAGATGTTCGGCCCGGTCGGCGCGCGGCCGCGCACCGAGCAGCACTTCGTGATCGCCGCGCGGCATGACGGCACCCTGACCGCGATGCGCCACGACAGCATCTCGAACACGTCGATGATCGAAGACTGGACCGAGACCTGCTGCATGGTCACGCGCATGCTGTATGCGGTGCCCAACCAGGTGACGACGCACCGGCTCGTGCAGCTCAATGTCGGCACGCCGACCTTCATGCGCGCGCCGGGCGAGACCACCGGCTCGTTCGCGCTCGAATCGGCGATGGACGAACTCGCGGTCGCGCTGAAGATGGACCCGCTCGCGCTGCGCCTGAAAAACTACGCGGAAAGCGATCCGCAGGAGCACAAGCCGTGGTCCGGCAAGTCGCTGCGCGAGTGCTATCAGATCGGCGCCGAGAAGTTCGGCTGGTCGCGCCGCTCGCACACGCCACGTTCGATGCGCAATGGCAACACGCTGATCGGCATGGGCATGGCGACCGCGACGTATCCGGCCAACCGCAGCGAGGCGTCGGCGCTCGCACAGATTCTGCCGGACGGCACCGCGGTGGTCGCCTCGGGCACGCAGGACATCGGCACCGGCACCTACACGGTGATGACCCAGGTCGCCGCCGATGCGCTCGGCTTCACGCCCGAGCAGGTCCACTTCGCGCTCGGTGATTCGTCGCTGCCGCGCGCGCCGGTGTCGGGCGGCTCGCAGTCGGCGGCCAGCGTGTCGCCCGCGGTGCGCGACGCGGCGAGCCAGGCGCGCAGCCAGCTGATCGCGCTGGCGCTCGCCGATGCGGCCTCGCCCGTGCATGGCTTGCCGCTCGACGACGTCACCGTCGCAAGCGGCTGGGTCGTGAGCCGCTCGCAACCCGACAAGCGTGATCCGGCCGCGGCGATCATCGCGCGCGCGGGCGGCAAGCCGATCGAGGCGACCGCCACCGTGAAGCCAGGCGACGAGAAGCAGAAGTACTCGTTTCACTCGTTCGGCGCGGTGTTCGTCGAGGTCCACGTCGATGCCGAGTTGGGCACGATCCGCGTGCCGCGCGTGGTCGCGGTGTACGACGTCGGCCGCGTGCTGAATCAGAAGACCGCGCGCAGCCAGATGATGGGCGGCATCGTGTGGGGCATCGGCGCGGCGATGCAGGAAGAGAGCACGCTCGATGAGCGCTTCGGACGCTTCACCAACGCGAACCTCGCCGAGTATCACGTGCCGGTGAACGCCGATATCGGCACGATCGACATTGCGTTCATCGACCGGCCCGATCCGTACATCAACTCGCTCGGCGTGCGCGGGATCGGCGAGATCGGCATCACGGCCGTGGTGGCCGCGATCGCGAACGCGGTGTACAACGCGACCGGCGTACGGGTGCGCGATCTGCCGATCACGCTGGACAAGGTGGTGCGGACCTGA
- a CDS encoding FAD binding domain-containing protein, with protein MDAISYDRASDVASAVRAAQQPGAVFIGGGTNLLDLMKGGVARPVRLIDITHIGGLDSVTTLPGGGLRIGALVRNSDAANHALVREQYPLLSQALLAGASPQLRNMATVGGNLLQRTRCGYFYDTAFTHCNKRLPGSGCAALDGHNRGHAILGASPQCIAVNPSDMSVALAALDALVRVSGPGGERTIAFADFHRLPGDRPDVDTTLQPGELITAVDLPPPLFSAHSHYLKVRDRASYAFALVSVAAALQMDGERVQSARIALGGVAHKPWRANVAEHMLSGQPLSQATLKNAAAAALSGAQPRHDNAFKVQLAQRAIVRAVNQAAGNAGGVA; from the coding sequence ATGGATGCGATTTCCTACGACCGCGCCAGCGACGTCGCCAGCGCGGTACGCGCCGCGCAACAGCCCGGCGCGGTGTTCATCGGCGGCGGCACGAATCTGCTCGATCTGATGAAGGGCGGCGTCGCGCGGCCGGTGCGGCTCATCGATATCACACACATCGGCGGCCTCGACTCGGTGACGACGCTGCCCGGCGGCGGCCTGCGCATCGGCGCGCTGGTGCGCAATAGCGACGCGGCCAATCACGCGCTGGTGCGCGAGCAGTACCCGCTGCTGTCGCAAGCGCTGCTCGCGGGCGCGTCGCCGCAGTTGCGCAACATGGCGACGGTCGGCGGCAATCTGCTGCAACGCACCCGCTGCGGCTACTTCTACGACACCGCTTTCACGCATTGCAACAAGCGCCTGCCCGGCAGCGGCTGCGCGGCGCTCGACGGCCATAACCGCGGACACGCGATCCTCGGCGCGAGCCCGCAATGCATCGCGGTCAACCCATCGGACATGAGCGTCGCGCTGGCCGCGCTCGATGCGCTGGTGCGCGTGAGCGGCCCCGGCGGCGAGCGCACGATCGCGTTCGCCGACTTCCATCGCCTGCCCGGCGACCGGCCCGACGTCGATACCACGTTGCAGCCCGGCGAGCTGATCACCGCGGTCGATCTGCCGCCGCCGCTGTTCAGCGCGCATTCGCACTATCTGAAGGTGCGTGACCGCGCGAGCTATGCGTTCGCGCTCGTATCGGTCGCGGCCGCGTTGCAGATGGACGGCGAGCGCGTGCAGAGCGCGCGTATCGCGCTCGGCGGCGTCGCGCACAAACCGTGGCGCGCGAACGTGGCCGAACACATGCTGAGCGGCCAGCCGCTCAGCCAGGCCACGTTGAAAAACGCCGCCGCGGCCGCGTTGAGCGGCGCGCAGCCGCGTCACGACAACGCCTTCAAGGTCCAGCTCGCGCAGCGCGCGATCGTGCGCGCGGTCAACCAGGCCGCCGGCAATGCGGGAGGTGTCGCATGA